The nucleotide sequence AGCGTGACGAAGGCGATGAGGAACTCGTAGGCGACCGTGTAGCCGCCGAACCAGTCGTCGAGGTGGAGCGCGGGGAGTCGAGCGAAGGCGTGGAGGATGAGGACGGCCAGCAGTCCGATCGCGAGCTGGATCGCCCCGAAGTGCCTCAGCGTCGCCCTCCGCCGCCGCAGGACCCAGCTCCCGCCCGCGCCCCCAAGCGCGAGTCCGGCGAGGAAGACCGTGAGCATGAGGGAGAACGAGTACGCCGCGTGCGAGGAGTGGATGTAGAGTGTCCGCGCCCACACCACCTCGTAGCCGAGCGCGATGAAGCCGGAGATGGTGTACGCGATCGCCACGTAGCGCAGCCCCCCGGCCGAGATCGGGAGCGCGGCCTCGGCGGGTCCGACAGCCGGTCCGGCGGCGACCGCCGCATCCGTCGCGTCCCCCCCTCGCCCCCGCGCCTCGGCCTCCCCGTGCGCCGCGCCGGTCGGCCGCGGGGCCCGGGCCGGCCGCATGAGCGCGAGCGCACCCGCCCCGACGAACAGGTTGATCGCCGCGCCGAGGAAGATCGTCTCCCGCGCGCCCATGTACCGGAGGAAGACGAGTCCCGTGAGGACGCACCCCAGGGCGGCGCCCGCCGTGTTCACGAGGTAGAGCCGCCCCACGTCGCTCCCGACGCGCCCGCCGTGCGTCGCGTAAATCCGGCTCATGACGGGCAACGTGGCCCCGATGAGGAAGGTCGTCGGCGTGAGCACGGCGAGAGAGAGGACGAGCCGGCCCAGCGTGAGCCAGAAGCCTCCGGCCGGGAGGGCGTTGCTGAGCCCCGGGTAGATCGAGTGCAGCGCCCCGAGCAGGAAGGGCGACAGCGCGGCGAGGGCCGCGATCCCCACTTCGAGCGCCGCGTACGTGCCCAGGGGCCGCGCGTGCGCGTCGATGCGCCTGCCCATCGCGTAGCTGCCCAGCGCGAGCCCGATCATGTAGGCCCCGATGACCGTGCTGTAGGCGTAGACGCTGACCCCGAACGTAAAGACGGACTGCCGCACCCAGGCGATCTGGTAGATCAGCCCGCTGACCCCCGACAGAAAGAAGAGGGCCAGCAGCACGGTCCGCCATGCACGGCTATCGGACATCATCCGGGGATCGTCGGTCGGGGCATCCAGGTCGCATCCAGGTCGGCGGGCTCGTTCTGGACGGGAGATGAGGTGTCGGTCGGCGGCAACGTAGTCTGCCCGCCGGGGAGTCGATAGCCCGACCCGGTGCGCCGCGCCGGCCCCGCGCCGCGTGCTTCCGGCCGTCTGGCCGCGCCCGGACGCGGGCAACAGGTTTCGCAGGTGCCGTCCACTGGATGACCACCCGCCGACTCGAGGAGCGTCCGATGCGAACGACAGCGATGACCCTGCGGACCGCGGTGCTGGCCGCGGCCTTCGTTCCCTCCGCCCCTTCCCTGGCGCACGGCGCCGTCCCCGCGATAGCTGTCGCCGGCGCCCCCGCGATGGTTGCTGCCCACATCCCGGCGGCCCAGGAGGTGACGGCGATCCGGGCCGGCCGGCTCATCGACGGCACGGGCCAAGCGGCGCGCGAAGATCAGGTCATCATCGTACGTGACGAGCGGATCGAAGCCGTGGGCGACGCGGCGGCCGTCGCGATTCCGGCCGGCGCGCGGGTCGTCGACCTGAGCGGACACACCGTGATGCCCGGGATCGTCGACGCGCACGCACACCTCTCGATCCGGCCCGACATTCGCACGCTGCGGGGTCAGCTGGAAGGCATGGAGCAGCACGACGCCATGCAGATGGCGCGCATCGTCCGGAACATCCGGGTTCAGCTCATGTCCGGCGTCACGAGCGTCTACGTCGTCGGCGAGGTCCACTACAACGACATACAGGCCTCGCAGGCGGTGGAGGAGGGGATCGTTCCGGGCCCCCGGATCTACCCCAGCGGGAACTTCATCTCGACCACCGCCGGCCACGGCCCGGCGGAGTACCGGACCACCAACGGCCCGTGGGAGATGCGCACGTTCGTCCGGCAGAACTACGAGATGGGGGCGCATCACATGAAGCTGACGATCACCGACCGCGCGCGGGTGGGGCCCAACAACGGCACCCCGTACGCGCCGGGCGAGAGCAACTACACGAAGGAAGAGATCGACGCGGCCGTGAACGAGCTGCATCGGCTCGGGATCGAGGCTACGGCGCACGCGAACGGCGAGTCCATCCGCTTGGCGGTCGAGGCCGGAGTCAACTCGATCCAGCATGGCGGGAACCTCAACGAGGAACTGATGGACCTCATGGCGAGTCGCGACGTGGGGTTCGTGAACACGTACACGATCGGCTACCAGAGCGTCTTCAACGAGTGGGGCTTCCTGGACAACGAAGCGGGCGACATCCGCGACTGGCTCGAGCGCGGACGCCAGGTGCACGAGCAGGCCCTCGAAGAGAACCCGGGCCGGGCACAGCGGCGGCTGGACCGCCTCGGACAGCTCCGCCGTTCGAAGGAGAAGGGCGTCAAGGTTGGCATCGGGACGGACAGCATGCACGGGTACATGCTGCTGGAGATGGAGAACCTCGTCGCCGCCGGGTTCACGCCGCTCGAAGCGATC is from Candidatus Palauibacter scopulicola and encodes:
- a CDS encoding amidohydrolase family protein — its product is MRTTAMTLRTAVLAAAFVPSAPSLAHGAVPAIAVAGAPAMVAAHIPAAQEVTAIRAGRLIDGTGQAAREDQVIIVRDERIEAVGDAAAVAIPAGARVVDLSGHTVMPGIVDAHAHLSIRPDIRTLRGQLEGMEQHDAMQMARIVRNIRVQLMSGVTSVYVVGEVHYNDIQASQAVEEGIVPGPRIYPSGNFISTTAGHGPAEYRTTNGPWEMRTFVRQNYEMGAHHMKLTITDRARVGPNNGTPYAPGESNYTKEEIDAAVNELHRLGIEATAHANGESIRLAVEAGVNSIQHGGNLNEELMDLMASRDVGFVNTYTIGYQSVFNEWGFLDNEAGDIRDWLERGRQVHEQALEENPGRAQRRLDRLGQLRRSKEKGVKVGIGTDSMHGYMLLEMENLVAAGFTPLEAITAATGLNAEIVGIEDEVGTVEAGRFADIIAIDGRPDENIRDLGNVAFIMVGGRDQSALSFR